In Desulfobaccales bacterium, a single window of DNA contains:
- the fabG gene encoding 3-oxoacyl-[acyl-carrier-protein] reductase: MTDEFQVALITGAARGIGQVIAATLATPGRVLYLNDVAWEADPVTPRLVAEKGATAKLLTFSVTDPAQVEAAVEGIVKESGRLDILVNNAGITRDQLVMRMKDEDWGQVLAVNLTGAFYCTRAAAKVMLKQRRGRIINISSVVGFMGNPGQANYAASKAGLAGLTKAVARELASRNITVNAVAPGFITTDMTEALPEKVKEMMLAQIPMGRFGTPEEVAQVVAFLASPQAAYITGQVIHVNGGMLMV, from the coding sequence ATGACGGATGAATTTCAGGTGGCCCTGATCACCGGCGCGGCCCGGGGCATCGGCCAGGTCATTGCCGCCACGTTGGCAACCCCGGGACGGGTGCTGTATCTCAATGATGTGGCTTGGGAGGCGGACCCGGTCACCCCGAGGTTGGTGGCGGAGAAGGGAGCCACGGCTAAGCTCCTCACTTTCAGCGTCACCGACCCCGCCCAGGTGGAGGCCGCGGTGGAGGGTATCGTTAAGGAGAGCGGCCGCCTGGACATCCTGGTGAACAACGCCGGCATCACCCGGGACCAGTTGGTGATGCGCATGAAGGATGAAGACTGGGGGCAGGTGCTGGCGGTGAATCTCACCGGGGCCTTTTACTGCACCCGGGCGGCAGCCAAGGTCATGCTCAAGCAGCGCCGGGGGCGCATCATCAACATCAGTTCGGTGGTGGGCTTCATGGGCAATCCGGGACAGGCCAATTACGCCGCCTCCAAGGCGGGGCTGGCGGGCCTCACCAAGGCGGTGGCCCGGGAGCTGGCCTCCCGGAACATCACGGTGAACGCCGTGGCCCCCGGGTTTATCACCACGGACATGACCGAGGCCCTGCCGGAAAAGGTTAAAGAAATGATGCTGGCCCAGATTCCCATGGGCCGCTTCGGCACGCCGGAGGAGGTGGCCCAGGTGGTGGCCTTCCTGGCCTCCCCCCAGGCGGCCTATATCACCGGCCAGGTGATCCATGTGAACGGCGGTATGCTGATGGTATAA
- the acpP gene encoding acyl carrier protein has translation MASLEEKVINIIVDKLGVDRSEVTPDAVFVDDLGADSLDLVELIMAMEEEFGYEIPDEEAEKLRTVGDVISFIKAKAAA, from the coding sequence ATGGCATCACTGGAAGAGAAAGTCATCAACATCATCGTGGACAAACTGGGGGTGGACCGCAGTGAGGTGACCCCCGATGCCGTATTTGTGGACGATCTCGGGGCCGACTCCCTGGACCTGGTGGAGCTCATCATGGCCATGGAAGAGGAGTTCGGCTACGAGATCCCGGATGAAGAGGCGGAAAAACTGAGGACTGTGGGGGATGTCATCAGCTTCATCAAGGCCAAAGCCGCCGCCTGA
- the rpiB gene encoding ribose 5-phosphate isomerase B, which translates to MSSASSRPKPPPEIEVLAIGCDHAGYQLKTEVLDVLREMDIPVQDLGCAGPDESVHYPVYAKKVVDAVLAKPGRRGILICGTGLGMSVVANRFPGIRAALCHDLYTAEMSRRHNDANLLVLGGRVVDPALARQIVRVWLTTPFEGGRHAERLELLERLAAAARETPSDT; encoded by the coding sequence ATGTCATCAGCTTCATCAAGGCCAAAGCCGCCGCCTGAGATCGAGGTTCTCGCCATCGGCTGCGACCACGCCGGCTACCAGCTCAAGACCGAAGTTCTGGACGTTCTCCGGGAGATGGACATTCCGGTCCAGGATTTGGGCTGCGCCGGGCCGGATGAGTCGGTGCATTACCCGGTCTATGCCAAGAAAGTGGTGGACGCAGTGCTGGCCAAGCCCGGCCGCCGGGGTATTCTTATCTGCGGCACCGGCTTGGGCATGAGCGTGGTGGCCAACCGTTTCCCCGGCATCCGGGCGGCCTTGTGCCATGATTTGTATACTGCCGAGATGAGCCGACGCCACAACGACGCCAATCTGCTGGTCCTGGGGGGCCGGGTGGTGGACCCCGCCCTGGCCCGGCAGATTGTCAGGGTGTGGCTCACCACCCCCTTTGAAGGCGGGCGGCACGCCGAACGTCTGGAGCTCCTGGAGCGACTGGCCGCGGCCGCCCGGGAAACGCCCTCGGACACGTGA
- the glyA gene encoding serine hydroxymethyltransferase: MKSTPHPRPCPLMGALSQSDPEVFRAIELEHQRQLSKLELIASENFVSEAVLAAQGSILTHKYAEGYPNRRYYGGCEFVDLAEELAIERAKALFGAPYANVQPHSGTQANMAVYFALLQPGDTIMGMDLAHGGHLSHGAAVNFSGRLFKAVSYGVDRESERVDFDQVAALAREHRPRIIIAGASAYPRILDFERFAAIAEEVGAYLLVDMAHIAGLVAAGLHPNPVPVADFVTSTTHKTLRGPRGGLILAQEKYAKTLDSQIFPGIQGGPLMHIIAAKAVAFKEALSPPFARYQQQIVANAQVLAEEFRARGYRLVAGGTDNHLLLVDVTPLKLTGREAEEALDLAGITVNKNSIPFDPHPPKITSGIRIGTPAVTTRGMKEGEMRVIADFIHQALTAADDTDFLRKLEAQVRDFCRSFPLFAPEWLP; this comes from the coding sequence ATGAAGAGCACCCCTCACCCCCGCCCCTGTCCCCTAATGGGCGCCCTGTCCCAGAGCGATCCCGAGGTCTTCCGGGCCATCGAGCTGGAGCATCAGCGCCAGTTGAGCAAGCTGGAGCTCATCGCCTCGGAAAATTTCGTCAGCGAGGCGGTGCTGGCGGCCCAGGGTTCCATCCTGACCCACAAGTACGCGGAGGGGTACCCCAACCGCCGCTACTATGGGGGTTGTGAGTTTGTGGATCTCGCCGAGGAGCTGGCCATCGAGCGGGCCAAGGCCCTGTTCGGCGCGCCCTACGCCAACGTCCAGCCCCACTCCGGCACCCAGGCCAACATGGCGGTGTATTTCGCCCTCCTCCAGCCCGGGGACACCATCATGGGCATGGACCTGGCCCACGGCGGCCACCTCTCCCACGGCGCCGCGGTGAACTTCTCCGGCCGCCTCTTTAAGGCGGTGAGCTATGGGGTGGACCGGGAGAGCGAGCGGGTGGACTTCGACCAGGTGGCGGCCCTGGCCCGGGAGCATCGGCCCAGGATCATCATCGCCGGGGCCAGCGCCTATCCCCGCATCCTGGATTTTGAGCGCTTTGCCGCCATCGCCGAGGAGGTGGGGGCGTATCTGTTGGTGGACATGGCCCACATCGCCGGCCTGGTGGCCGCGGGGCTGCATCCCAACCCGGTGCCGGTGGCTGATTTTGTCACCTCCACCACCCACAAGACCCTGCGGGGCCCCCGGGGCGGCCTGATTCTGGCCCAGGAGAAGTACGCCAAGACCTTGGACAGCCAGATCTTCCCCGGTATCCAGGGCGGGCCCCTGATGCACATCATCGCCGCCAAGGCGGTGGCCTTCAAAGAGGCCTTGAGTCCCCCATTCGCCCGCTACCAGCAGCAGATCGTGGCCAACGCCCAGGTGCTGGCAGAGGAATTCCGGGCCCGGGGCTACCGGCTGGTGGCCGGCGGCACGGACAACCACCTGCTGTTGGTGGATGTCACCCCGCTCAAACTCACCGGCCGGGAGGCGGAGGAGGCCCTGGACCTGGCGGGCATCACGGTGAACAAAAACTCCATCCCCTTTGACCCCCACCCGCCCAAAATCACCAGCGGCATCCGCATCGGCACTCCGGCAGTCACCACCCGGGGGATGAAGGAAGGGGAGATGCGGGTGATTGCGGATTTCATCCACCAGGCCCTCACCGCCGCGGACGACACCGACTTCCTTAGGAAGCTGGAAGCCCAAGTGCGGGATTTCTGCCGCAGCTTCCCCCTCTTTGCGCCGGAGTGGCTGCCGTGA
- the nrdR gene encoding transcriptional regulator NrdR, with amino-acid sequence MRCPFCHSTQNRVIDSRPSREANAIRRRRECLKCGRRFTTYEQVEETLPLIVKKDGRREPYQRTKVAEGIKKACEKRPVSIDAIENFLDDLERELLESGQREVPSSFIGERVMAKLREWDDVAYVRFASVYRHFTDATDFMEEIRQLLASRGQDRQGQ; translated from the coding sequence ATGCGCTGTCCTTTTTGCCACAGCACCCAGAACCGGGTGATTGACTCCCGCCCCAGCCGGGAGGCCAACGCCATCCGGCGGCGCCGGGAGTGCCTCAAATGCGGCCGCCGCTTCACCACCTATGAGCAGGTGGAGGAGACGCTGCCCCTCATTGTCAAAAAGGACGGGCGCCGGGAGCCCTACCAGCGCACCAAGGTGGCGGAAGGCATCAAAAAGGCCTGCGAAAAGCGGCCGGTCTCCATCGACGCCATTGAAAATTTCCTGGACGACTTAGAAAGGGAGCTCTTGGAGAGCGGTCAGCGGGAGGTGCCGTCCTCCTTCATCGGCGAGCGGGTGATGGCCAAGCTCCGGGAGTGGGACGACGTGGCGTATGTGCGCTTTGCCTCGGTGTATCGCCACTTCACCGACGCCACCGATTTCATGGAGGAGATCCGGCAACTGCTGGCCTCCCGGGGGCAGGACCGGCAGGGACAGTGA